In the Topomyia yanbarensis strain Yona2022 chromosome 3, ASM3024719v1, whole genome shotgun sequence genome, one interval contains:
- the LOC131687306 gene encoding uncharacterized protein LOC131687306 has translation MLLLTIRNHHKLVGSVEVSVRQSGRMSKRKRRSGGGSKASPKQNKSAKALKSPKEPDSKRLRSEIDRMSVFSAHPASIASAVKTATNNSDVGDFGGSTQELRAEDMQLQVKVKLPPIMVKSVPLEKLMKTMKALGVSAEYKICRIGTKIMVKSKDDFGKATTYLKSSKTEFFTHDFASEKPFKAVIRGLPEMTIEEIEEELRVHYKLATVGVFRMSRRDKTKTFRDCLYLVHFAKGSVTLNALQAVRSIGSIVVRWEPYRALNRDVTQCQRCLNFGHGTRNCNVKPRCGYCGQRHASIDCLVEGAIEYRCANCDGKHRGSDRSCPKREEYKNIRKKASTQGQAGKTRQEVPVFSASNFPELVPRRPGSETPPIGPPTNRREPTSACLGPNTTHPGPSASRPMAPTSSPWALPPHFSQDGGHPTSSPDQHSSPLFTAEQLMGIFTEMCGKLQQCRTRQDQIYVLGLLVISYGC, from the exons atgctgttgctcacgatcAGGAATCATCACAAG TTAGTTGGTTCGGTAGAGGTGTCCGTTCGACAATCCGGTCGTATGTCGAAACGGAAACGGCGGTCGGGTGGTGGCTCGAAGGCCAGCCCCAAACAAAATAAGAGCGCAAAGGCGCTGAAAAGTCCGAAGGAACCGGACAGCAAACGATTGCGGTCGGAAATAGACCGAATGTCTGTTTTTTCCGCTCACCCCGCGAGTATTGCGAGCGCAGTGAAAACTGCAACAAACAATAGCGACGTCGGTGACTTTGGCGGATCTACGCAGGAGTTGCGTGCTGAAGATATGCAGTTGCAAGTGAAAGTTAAGCTTCCACCCATCATGGTGAAATCGGTCCCTCTCGAGAAGTTAATGAAAACCATGAAGGCGCTTGGTGTTTCGGCCGAATATAAAATCTGCCGGATTGGCACAAAGATCATGGTGAAGTCCAAAGATGATTTTGGAAAAGCTACTACATATCTGAAAAGTAGCAAAACAGAGTTTTTCACTCACGACTTCGCCAGTGAAAAACCGTTCAAGGCTGTGATTCGCGGGCTGCCTGAAATGACAATCGAGGAAATAGAAGAGGAACTGCGTGTACACTACAAACTAGCAACGGTAGGTGTATTCCGGATGTCCCGACGTGACAAGACTAAAACTTTTCGCGACTGCCTGTATCTAGTGCATTTCGCTAAAGGTTCAGTTACGCTAAACGCACTCCAGGCAGTGAGATCAATCGGATCGATCGTCGTCCGCTGGGAGCCATATCGCGCTCTCAACCGCGATGTTACCCAGTGTCAGAGATGTTTGAATTTCGGACATGGTACCCGGAATTGCAACGTGAAACCTCGCTGTGGTTATTGTGGTCAGCGGCATGCCTCTATCGACTGTTTGGTGGAAGGTGCCATCGAATACCGCTGTGCAAATTGCGATGGAAAGCATCGAGGTTCGGACCGATCCTGCCCGAAGCGGGAGGAATATAAAAACATTCGTAAGAAAGCCTCCACCCAAGGACAAGCAGGAAAGACGCGTCAGGAAGTGCCAGTGTTCTCAGCCAGCAACTTTCCCGAACTGGTCCCAAGAAGACCAGGATCCGAGACCCCTCCAATCGGGCCTCCTACAAATCGCCGCGAGCCTACTTCCGCTTGTCTCGGGCCTAATACCACGCATCCGGGCCCATCTGCTTCTCGTCCGATGGCTCCAACCAGCAGCCCGTGGGCTCTTCCTCCTCATTTTAGCCAGGATGGTGGCCATCCAACAAGTTCTCCTGATCAGCACTCCTCGCCATTATTTACGGCTGAGCAACTGATGGGCATCTTCACCGAAATGTGTGGCAAGCTACAACAGTGCCGCACTCGCCAAGACCAGATCTACGTTCTGGGATTATTGGTC